The following coding sequences lie in one Lolium perenne isolate Kyuss_39 chromosome 2, Kyuss_2.0, whole genome shotgun sequence genomic window:
- the LOC127336261 gene encoding uncharacterized protein isoform X1, with protein sequence MSRLMSAMLLGGARAAGAAALTGTTAVKPLPKHYLLAPRPHTASWSPLCLQTAPRSSQAYHNAPEDRREIKDKYRGAAEQAKDATGNAKDSMKETAREAKDRADQNASRMAEETKHKVGDAAEEASHMTEKAKHQTKETAQEAAEKASRMTEKAKHETKETAREAADKAGEMKERAKETAGQAAEKTKETASAAADKTGEMKERAKETAGQAAEKTKETAGQAAEKTKEMAGSAKEKTAEVAEGAAEKAGEAKDKAAESAKSAGEKVVEMTKEGASKVADTAQALGDKAKQAAQDMWGATKEAAQVATDKVVGDHTAEEHSSWDDVAAATKERDRIAQEAQKRQAREKGSGLP encoded by the exons ATGTCCAGGTTGATGTCCGCCATGCTGCTCGGAGGCGCGCGCGCCGCTGGCGCCGCAGCGCTCACCGGCACCACAGCCGTCAAACCTCTCCCCAAGCACTACCTCCTCGCTCCCCGGCCGCACACCGCGAGCTGGAGCCCCCTCTGCTTGCAGACCGCCCCAAGATCGTCCCAG GCGTATCACAACGCGCCGGAGGACCGGAGGGAGATCAAGGACAAGTACAGGGGCGCGGCGGAGCAGGCGAAGGACGCCACTGGCAACGCCAAGGACAGCATGAAGGAGACGGCAAGGGAAGCCAAAGACAGGGCAGACCAGAACGCGTCGCGCATGGCTGAGGAGACCAAGCACAAAGTGGGGGACGCCGCCGAGGAAGCGTCGCACATGACGGAGAAGGCAAAACATCAGACGAAGGAGACCGCGCAGGAAGCCGCCGAGAAGGCCTCCCGCATGACTGAGAAGGCCAAGCACGAGACGAAGGAGACCGCGCGCGAGGCGGCGGACAAGGCGGGCGAGATGAAGGAGAGAGCGAAGGAGACGGCCGGGCAGGCGGCGGAGAAGACGAAGGAGACCGCGAGTGCGGCGGCGGACAAGACGGGGGAGATGAAGGAGAGGGCCAAGGAGACGGCCGGGCAGGCGGCGGAGAAGACAAAGGAGACGGCCGGGCAGGCGGCAGAGAAGACAAAGGAGATGGCAGGCTCGGCGAAGGAGAAGACGGCGGAGGTGGCGGAGGGCGCCGCGGAGAAGGCCGGCGAGGCCAAGGACAAGGCAGCGGAGAGCGCGAAGAGCGCCGGAGAGAAGGTGGTGGAGATGACCAAGGAGGGCGCGAGCAAGGTGGCGGACACGGCCCAGGCGCTTGGCGACAAGGCGAAGCAGGCGGCGCAGGACATGTGGGGCGCCACAAAGGAGGCCGCGCAGGTGGCGACGGACAAGGTCGTTGGGGACCACACGGCGGAGGAGCACTCGTCGTGGGACGACGTCGCCGCGGCCACCAAGGAGAGGGACAGGATCGCGCAGGAGGCGCAGAAGAGGCAGGCCAGGGAGAAGGGCTCCGGCTTGCCGTAG
- the LOC127336261 gene encoding uncharacterized protein isoform X2 produces the protein MSAMLLGGARAAGAAALTGTTAVKPLPKHYLLAPRPHTASWSPLCLQTAPRSSQAYHNAPEDRREIKDKYRGAAEQAKDATGNAKDSMKETAREAKDRADQNASRMAEETKHKVGDAAEEASHMTEKAKHQTKETAQEAAEKASRMTEKAKHETKETAREAADKAGEMKERAKETAGQAAEKTKETASAAADKTGEMKERAKETAGQAAEKTKETAGQAAEKTKEMAGSAKEKTAEVAEGAAEKAGEAKDKAAESAKSAGEKVVEMTKEGASKVADTAQALGDKAKQAAQDMWGATKEAAQVATDKVVGDHTAEEHSSWDDVAAATKERDRIAQEAQKRQAREKGSGLP, from the exons ATGTCCGCCATGCTGCTCGGAGGCGCGCGCGCCGCTGGCGCCGCAGCGCTCACCGGCACCACAGCCGTCAAACCTCTCCCCAAGCACTACCTCCTCGCTCCCCGGCCGCACACCGCGAGCTGGAGCCCCCTCTGCTTGCAGACCGCCCCAAGATCGTCCCAG GCGTATCACAACGCGCCGGAGGACCGGAGGGAGATCAAGGACAAGTACAGGGGCGCGGCGGAGCAGGCGAAGGACGCCACTGGCAACGCCAAGGACAGCATGAAGGAGACGGCAAGGGAAGCCAAAGACAGGGCAGACCAGAACGCGTCGCGCATGGCTGAGGAGACCAAGCACAAAGTGGGGGACGCCGCCGAGGAAGCGTCGCACATGACGGAGAAGGCAAAACATCAGACGAAGGAGACCGCGCAGGAAGCCGCCGAGAAGGCCTCCCGCATGACTGAGAAGGCCAAGCACGAGACGAAGGAGACCGCGCGCGAGGCGGCGGACAAGGCGGGCGAGATGAAGGAGAGAGCGAAGGAGACGGCCGGGCAGGCGGCGGAGAAGACGAAGGAGACCGCGAGTGCGGCGGCGGACAAGACGGGGGAGATGAAGGAGAGGGCCAAGGAGACGGCCGGGCAGGCGGCGGAGAAGACAAAGGAGACGGCCGGGCAGGCGGCAGAGAAGACAAAGGAGATGGCAGGCTCGGCGAAGGAGAAGACGGCGGAGGTGGCGGAGGGCGCCGCGGAGAAGGCCGGCGAGGCCAAGGACAAGGCAGCGGAGAGCGCGAAGAGCGCCGGAGAGAAGGTGGTGGAGATGACCAAGGAGGGCGCGAGCAAGGTGGCGGACACGGCCCAGGCGCTTGGCGACAAGGCGAAGCAGGCGGCGCAGGACATGTGGGGCGCCACAAAGGAGGCCGCGCAGGTGGCGACGGACAAGGTCGTTGGGGACCACACGGCGGAGGAGCACTCGTCGTGGGACGACGTCGCCGCGGCCACCAAGGAGAGGGACAGGATCGCGCAGGAGGCGCAGAAGAGGCAGGCCAGGGAGAAGGGCTCCGGCTTGCCGTAG